The following are encoded in a window of Mumia flava genomic DNA:
- a CDS encoding ATP-binding cassette domain-containing protein, producing the protein MTTTGFDAVFSDVRVTFGRTDALDGASFTLPSGTITGMLGRNGAGKSTALALLAAFRRPDAGTVLVQGHDPFENAAVTAGVQLVRESGDVLGDSPVKETLGYYSDARPDWDGETARRLLDLFEVPLDRSPDSLSRGKRSALGCVLGIAARAPLTIFDESYLGMDAPSRYAFYDALLDDYTAHPRTIVVSSHLIDEVERLFENVVVLHRGAVLTQTDADDLRARAVSLTGPASAVRPLTDGHAVLAQRSLGTTTQVTLNGPFDPDLPRKAAQAGVEVGRVSLQDIFVHLTQEAR; encoded by the coding sequence ATGACCACCACCGGCTTCGACGCCGTCTTCAGCGACGTCCGGGTGACCTTCGGCCGGACCGACGCGCTCGACGGCGCGAGCTTCACCCTCCCGTCCGGCACGATCACCGGCATGCTCGGCCGCAACGGAGCCGGCAAGTCCACGGCGCTCGCGCTCCTGGCCGCCTTCCGCCGCCCCGATGCCGGCACCGTTCTGGTCCAGGGCCACGACCCCTTCGAGAACGCCGCCGTGACCGCGGGCGTCCAGCTGGTCCGCGAGTCCGGGGACGTGCTCGGGGACAGCCCCGTGAAGGAGACCCTGGGCTACTACTCGGACGCCCGGCCGGATTGGGACGGCGAGACCGCGCGCCGGCTGCTCGACCTCTTCGAGGTCCCGCTGGACCGCTCCCCCGACAGCCTGTCGCGCGGCAAGCGCTCGGCACTCGGATGCGTCCTCGGGATCGCGGCCCGCGCGCCGCTGACGATCTTCGACGAGTCCTACCTCGGGATGGACGCACCGAGCCGCTACGCGTTCTACGACGCGCTGCTCGACGACTACACCGCGCACCCGCGCACGATCGTGGTCTCCAGCCACCTGATCGACGAGGTCGAGCGCCTCTTCGAGAACGTCGTCGTGCTGCACCGCGGAGCCGTCCTCACCCAGACCGACGCGGACGACCTGCGCGCCCGCGCCGTCAGCCTCACCGGACCCGCCTCGGCCGTGCGACCGCTCACCGACGGCCACGCCGTCCTCGCCCAGCGCTCGCTCGGGACGACGACCCAGGTCACGCTCAACGGTCCGTTCGACCCCGACCTGCCGCGCAAGGCAGCGCAGGCCGGCGTCGAGGTCGGCCGCGTCTCGCTCCAGGACATCTTCGTCCACCTCACCCAGGAGGCCCGATGA
- a CDS encoding ATP-dependent DNA ligase, whose translation MDLPVMPPVRPMLAKSVKGVPSADAHGGLSYEPKWDGFRCIVFRDGDTVEMTSRNTRDLTRYFPELVTAFREHLPERCVLDGEIVVAVGGRLEFEVLQERIHPAASRISLLAERTPASYVAFDLLALGDEDLTAAPFAQRRDALAAALADASAPVHLTRTTTDAATAQEWFEQFEGAGLDGVVAKPLSSPYAQNGRTMFKVKHERTADVVIAGYRLHKTSTPEEPALGSMLLGLYDDRGSLQHVGVSASFTASRRVELAAELDRLRVEFSDHPWGRWAEAEAHAGDRLPGAQSRWSAGKDLSFVPIDPILVAEVAYEHMEGTRFRHTARFRRWRTDRDPQSCTYEQLEEVASYDLADVLG comes from the coding sequence ATGGACCTGCCCGTGATGCCGCCCGTCCGTCCGATGCTCGCGAAGTCGGTGAAGGGGGTTCCGTCCGCCGACGCTCACGGCGGCCTGTCGTACGAGCCGAAGTGGGACGGGTTCCGCTGCATCGTCTTCCGCGACGGCGACACGGTCGAGATGACGAGCCGCAACACCCGTGACCTGACGCGCTACTTCCCCGAGCTCGTCACGGCGTTCCGAGAGCACCTGCCCGAGAGGTGCGTGCTGGACGGCGAGATCGTGGTGGCCGTCGGGGGGCGGCTCGAGTTCGAGGTGCTCCAGGAGCGCATCCACCCGGCCGCGTCCCGGATCTCCTTGCTCGCCGAGCGGACCCCGGCCTCGTACGTCGCGTTCGACCTGCTCGCACTGGGGGACGAGGACCTGACCGCGGCGCCGTTCGCGCAGCGGCGGGACGCGCTCGCAGCGGCTCTGGCGGACGCGAGCGCCCCGGTCCACCTGACGCGGACGACCACCGACGCCGCCACGGCGCAGGAGTGGTTCGAGCAGTTCGAGGGAGCGGGTCTCGACGGCGTCGTCGCAAAACCGCTGTCGTCGCCGTACGCGCAGAACGGCCGGACGATGTTCAAGGTCAAGCACGAGCGCACGGCCGACGTCGTGATCGCGGGCTACCGGCTGCACAAGACCTCGACACCCGAGGAGCCGGCGCTGGGCTCGATGCTCCTGGGGCTGTACGACGACCGGGGGTCGTTGCAGCACGTCGGCGTGAGCGCCTCGTTCACCGCCTCGCGGCGCGTCGAGCTCGCGGCGGAGCTCGACCGGCTGCGTGTGGAGTTCAGCGACCACCCGTGGGGCCGCTGGGCCGAGGCCGAGGCGCACGCAGGGGACCGCCTTCCCGGCGCTCAGAGTCGCTGGAGCGCCGGGAAGGACCTGTCGTTCGTGCCGATCGATCCGATCCTCGTCGCGGAGGTGGCCTACGAGCACATGGAGGGGACCCGCTTCCGCCACACCGCACGGTTCCGCCGGTGGCGCACGGACCGTGACCCGCAGTCGTGCACGTACGAGCAGCTCGAGGAGGTCGCGTCGTACGACCTGGCCGACGTGCTGGGGTGA
- a CDS encoding ABC transporter ATP-binding protein, with protein MTQPAVDVRGLVMRYGETTAVDGLTLAVEPGTVTAVLGPNGAGKTTTIETCEGYRRPQAGTVRVLGLDPVRDAAALRPRVGVMLQDGGAWSASRAGEMLAHIARLYAHPLDVTALSARLGLDTLGRTPYRRMSGGQQQRLALATAIVGRPELVFLDEPTAGLDPQARRAVWDLIDELRESGVTVVLTTHFMDEAERLADWVHLIDHGRLVASGTPADLTSDGAENTLRLRGPAGMDVAGLVTALPSGTQVVEQVPGTYVVSGCVSPALLAAVTAWCAGSGVLLDEVVVRRRSLEDVFLDLTGRELRS; from the coding sequence GTGACCCAGCCCGCCGTCGACGTCCGCGGCCTCGTGATGCGTTACGGCGAGACCACCGCCGTCGACGGCCTGACCCTCGCCGTCGAGCCCGGGACCGTCACCGCCGTCCTCGGACCCAACGGCGCCGGGAAGACGACGACGATCGAGACCTGCGAGGGCTACCGCCGCCCGCAGGCGGGCACGGTCCGCGTGCTCGGCCTCGACCCGGTCCGCGACGCGGCGGCGCTGCGTCCGCGCGTCGGCGTGATGCTGCAGGACGGCGGCGCGTGGTCCGCGTCGCGCGCCGGCGAGATGCTCGCGCACATCGCCCGGCTGTACGCCCACCCCCTGGACGTGACGGCGCTCTCGGCCCGCCTCGGGCTGGACACCCTCGGACGCACCCCGTACCGCCGCATGTCCGGAGGTCAGCAGCAGCGTCTGGCCCTCGCCACCGCGATCGTCGGGCGCCCGGAGCTCGTCTTCCTGGACGAGCCCACCGCCGGGCTCGACCCGCAGGCACGCCGCGCCGTCTGGGACCTGATCGACGAGCTGCGCGAGTCCGGGGTCACCGTGGTGCTGACGACGCACTTCATGGACGAGGCCGAGCGGCTCGCCGACTGGGTCCACCTGATCGACCACGGCCGCCTGGTCGCCTCCGGCACGCCGGCCGACCTCACCAGCGACGGCGCCGAGAACACGCTGCGCCTGCGCGGCCCCGCCGGGATGGACGTCGCCGGGCTGGTGACCGCGCTCCCGTCCGGGACCCAGGTCGTCGAGCAGGTGCCCGGCACGTACGTCGTGTCCGGCTGCGTCTCGCCGGCCCTGCTGGCGGCGGTGACCGCGTGGTGCGCAGGGTCCGGCGTCCTGCTCGACGAGGTCGTCGTCCGGCGCCGCTCGCTCGAGGACGTCTTCCTCGACCTCACCGGACGGGAGCTGCGCTCGTGA
- a CDS encoding ABC transporter permease — protein MTLDLAPRPGAAGVGRMIAAQVAMETRLLLRNGEQLLLALVIPLLLLVAGTESSRIVDLGPGRPIDIIAPGVLALAILSSSFTSLAIATGFERRYGVIKRLGSTPLPRWGLLVGKAGSVLLVQLVQLVVLCAVALWLGWQPHGGAAAYGWLVVYTLLGTAAFGALALLVAGTLRAEATLAVANLVYVLLLVGGAVLVPLDRYPEAAQAPMTLLPTAALSDGLRTVFAGDAPPTSSLVVLLVWAGVASVATARTFKWE, from the coding sequence GTGACGCTCGACCTCGCGCCCCGTCCCGGCGCCGCCGGCGTCGGCCGGATGATCGCCGCCCAGGTCGCCATGGAGACACGGCTGCTGCTGCGCAACGGCGAGCAGCTGCTGCTCGCTCTCGTGATCCCGCTGCTCCTGCTCGTCGCCGGCACCGAGTCGTCGCGGATCGTCGACCTCGGCCCCGGACGGCCGATCGACATCATCGCCCCTGGCGTGCTGGCCCTCGCGATCCTGTCGTCGTCGTTCACGTCGCTCGCGATCGCCACCGGCTTCGAGCGGCGCTACGGGGTGATCAAGCGGCTCGGCTCGACGCCGCTCCCCCGCTGGGGCCTGCTCGTCGGCAAGGCGGGCTCGGTCCTGCTCGTCCAGCTCGTCCAGCTGGTGGTGCTCTGCGCGGTCGCGCTCTGGCTCGGGTGGCAACCGCACGGCGGCGCGGCCGCGTACGGCTGGCTGGTCGTCTACACGCTGCTCGGGACCGCGGCGTTCGGTGCGCTCGCCCTGCTCGTCGCCGGGACCCTGCGAGCCGAGGCGACCCTGGCGGTCGCGAACCTCGTCTACGTGCTGCTGCTCGTCGGTGGCGCCGTGCTCGTCCCGCTGGACCGCTACCCCGAGGCAGCGCAGGCCCCGATGACGCTCCTGCCGACCGCGGCCCTGTCCGACGGTCTGCGCACCGTGTTCGCCGGAGACGCACCCCCGACGTCCAGCCTCGTCGTGCTGCTGGTCTGGGCAGGTGTCGCCTCGGTCGCGACGGCGAGGACCTTCAAGTGGGAGTGA